A region of Homo sapiens chromosome X, GRCh38.p14 Primary Assembly DNA encodes the following proteins:
- the CT55 gene encoding cancer/testis antigen 55 isoform 1 (isoform 1 is encoded by transcript variant 1), with amino-acid sequence MLRLLRLALAFYGRTADPAERQGPQQQGLPQGDTQLTTVQGVVTSFCGDYGMIDESIYFSSDVVTGNVPLKVGQKVNVVVEEDKPHYGLRAIKVDVVPRHLYGAGPSDSGTRVLIGCVTSINEDNIYISNSIYFSIAIVSEDFVPYKGDLLEVEYSTEPGISNIKATSVKPIRCIHTEEVCITSVHGRNGVIDYTIFFTLDSVKLPDGYVPQVDDIVNVVMVESIQFCFIWRAISITPVHKSSSGFQDDGGLGRPKRERRSQSI; translated from the exons ATGCTCAGGCTTCTGAGACTTGCTTTGGCCTTCTACGGGAGGACGGCCGACCCTGCAGAGCGACAGGGCCCACAGCAGCAGGGCCTCCCACAAG GTGACACCCAGTTGACAACTGTGCAGGGAGTTGTCACAAGTTTCTGTGGTGATTATGGCATGATTGATGAGTCGATCTACTTCAGTAGTGATGTTGTGACTGGCAACGTGCCTCTAAAAGTTGGACAAAAAGTTAATGTGGTTGTGGAAGAAGATAAACCACATTATGGATTGAGAGCAATCAAG GTGGATGTTGTGCCTCGCCATCTTTATGGTGCTGGACCCTCAGACTCAGGAACCAGAGTTTTAATTGGATGTGTTACTTCtataaatgaagataatatttatattagtaacagcatttatttttccatagccATTGTTTCTGAAG ATTTTGTGCCTTATAAGGGTGACTTGTTAGAAGTTGAATATTCCACTGAGCCAGGCATCTCAAACATCAAGGCAACTTCTGTGAAGCCCATCCGTTGTATTCATACGGAAGAG GTCTGCATTACTAGCGTACATGGAAGAAATGGGGTGATAGATTATACTATTTTTTTCACCTTGGATTCTGTGAAACTTCCTGATGGATACGTACCTCAAGTAGATGATATCGTCAATGTGGTCATGGTGGAGAGCATTCAGTTCTGCTTTATTTGGAGAGCGATTTCTATCACCCCAGTGCATAAATC CAGCAGCGGATTCCAGGATGACGGAGGCCTGGGACGGCCCAAAAGGGAACGTCGGAGCCAAAGCATTTAA
- the CT55 gene encoding cancer/testis antigen 55 isoform 2 (isoform 2 is encoded by transcript variant 2), with the protein MLRLLRLALAFYGRTADPAERQGPQQQGLPQGDTQLTTVQGVVTSFCGDYGMIDESIYFSSDVVTGNVPLKVGQKVNVVVEEDKPHYGLRAIKVDVVPRHLYGAGPSDSGTRVLIGCVTSINEDNIYISNSIYFSIAIVSEDFVPYKGDLLEVEYSTEPGISNIKATSVKPIRCIHTEEVCITSVHGRNGVIDYTIFFTLDSVKLPDGYVPQVDDIVNVVMVESIQFCFIWRAISITPVHKS; encoded by the exons ATGCTCAGGCTTCTGAGACTTGCTTTGGCCTTCTACGGGAGGACGGCCGACCCTGCAGAGCGACAGGGCCCACAGCAGCAGGGCCTCCCACAAG GTGACACCCAGTTGACAACTGTGCAGGGAGTTGTCACAAGTTTCTGTGGTGATTATGGCATGATTGATGAGTCGATCTACTTCAGTAGTGATGTTGTGACTGGCAACGTGCCTCTAAAAGTTGGACAAAAAGTTAATGTGGTTGTGGAAGAAGATAAACCACATTATGGATTGAGAGCAATCAAG GTGGATGTTGTGCCTCGCCATCTTTATGGTGCTGGACCCTCAGACTCAGGAACCAGAGTTTTAATTGGATGTGTTACTTCtataaatgaagataatatttatattagtaacagcatttatttttccatagccATTGTTTCTGAAG ATTTTGTGCCTTATAAGGGTGACTTGTTAGAAGTTGAATATTCCACTGAGCCAGGCATCTCAAACATCAAGGCAACTTCTGTGAAGCCCATCCGTTGTATTCATACGGAAGAG GTCTGCATTACTAGCGTACATGGAAGAAATGGGGTGATAGATTATACTATTTTTTTCACCTTGGATTCTGTGAAACTTCCTGATGGATACGTACCTCAAGTAGATGATATCGTCAATGTGGTCATGGTGGAGAGCATTCAGTTCTGCTTTATTTGGAGAGCGATTTCTATCACCCCAGTGCATAAATCGTAA